In a single window of the Methanolobus psychrophilus R15 genome:
- a CDS encoding Nucleotidyl transferase, whose protein sequence is MCGGEGTRLRPLTFERPKPSIPILNKPSVVHLIEHLSKEGFNTIVITLGYMAENIEEQLGDGRIFGVHIDYVYEKDKLGTAGGVKNAEKYLKDEPFLVLGGDHVLNLNLREMYRFHETNDSLVTIGLLSIDDPREFGIADMDVNNRIRRFLEKPGPGEIFSNLASTGIYMCDPEIFDWIPANTKYDFAKDLFPAMLTKNYKINGILARGKWTDVGNASAYRQAQRWMLEALPGTTIVGHFSSKDARLTGPLQLGNNVSVGSNSAIVGPVVIGENTRIGDNVLIGPYTTIGSNCVINDGSRILSSYIFNNITIGSNCNVSGSIIDNGAQVSENSCLENGTVIGPNVVIGNNTTVHSNTKIWPDIVIPDGTSVKNDMINESYI, encoded by the coding sequence ATGTGTGGAGGCGAGGGGACAAGGCTGCGCCCTTTGACATTTGAAAGACCAAAGCCGAGTATACCAATACTCAACAAACCCTCTGTTGTACATCTAATTGAGCATCTCTCCAAAGAGGGCTTCAATACCATTGTCATTACTCTCGGGTACATGGCGGAGAACATAGAAGAGCAGTTAGGCGACGGACGTATCTTCGGAGTACATATCGATTATGTATATGAGAAAGATAAACTGGGCACCGCAGGCGGGGTAAAGAACGCTGAGAAGTATCTCAAAGATGAGCCTTTCCTCGTGCTTGGCGGGGATCACGTATTGAACCTTAATCTCAGGGAGATGTACCGTTTTCATGAAACCAACGATTCCCTTGTGACCATTGGGCTCCTTTCCATAGACGATCCCCGGGAATTCGGTATCGCAGACATGGATGTGAATAACAGGATACGAAGATTCCTGGAGAAACCCGGGCCCGGGGAGATATTCAGTAATCTTGCAAGCACTGGTATATACATGTGCGACCCGGAAATATTTGACTGGATACCTGCAAACACAAAATATGACTTTGCCAAGGACCTTTTCCCAGCAATGCTTACAAAGAACTACAAAATTAATGGTATACTCGCGCGCGGTAAATGGACTGATGTGGGAAATGCCTCCGCTTACAGGCAGGCTCAGAGGTGGATGCTGGAAGCTTTGCCGGGTACTACTATTGTCGGGCATTTCAGCAGCAAGGACGCCCGTCTGACAGGGCCGCTCCAGTTAGGGAATAATGTCTCGGTTGGCTCCAACTCTGCCATTGTAGGCCCTGTGGTGATAGGCGAGAACACAAGGATTGGTGATAATGTGCTCATAGGGCCTTATACTACCATCGGGTCCAACTGCGTTATTAATGACGGATCAAGGATATTGTCCTCATATATCTTCAACAATATTACTATTGGCAGTAACTGTAATGTATCGGGCTCTATCATTGATAACGGGGCACAAGTGTCTGAAAATTCCTGTCTTGAGAATGGTACCGTCATCGGGCCGAATGTTGTCATAGGGAACAACACGACCGTGCATTCCAATACAAAGATATGGCCTGACATAGTGATACCTGATGGCACAAGTGTAAAAAATGATATGATCAATGAATCCTATATTTAA
- a CDS encoding Fe-S oxidoreductase yields the protein MTINHAMIIDGYVDEPACFGVPPYISPYIRYIAGALRERKFEEEAIHYLTIDSVRADPHTAEELIKKADIVIIVAGMTVPGKYLRSTPISPGEIESIFSAAPGLKVLGGPIRLGFSYEGGKTARSLGIQAENVHASQADIEAFVFDILENSSTMRDLENCTHRFRSVKEIGRWSTKGAFIIKKHPDYPNVVCELETYRGCGRKVHCSFCTEPFYGASDYRPVDEVIQEVARLYDHGARFFRIGRQPDILSYHAKDTGGDILQPDPEVLLSLYRGIRIVAPELRVLHMDNANPATISSYTEQCREIFKTIVQYHTPGDVAALGMESADPAVIRANDLKAMPEEVFEAIRMINEIGRARGVNGMPELLPGLNFVHGLKGETKKTFQLNHDFLRKVLDADLLLRRINIRQVMAFPGTEMYGNDELVTKNKRVFLNYKENIRKDIDLPMLRKLVPLGTVLKEVLCEVNDGNICFARQMGSYPLLAGIPAQMPLGEFIDVIVTGHGHRSITGVPFPLDVNTAPASLIRELPGLGKNQAVAIKSMTPFSGIEDFLKRTDHMRLNNAEVLKDYLTFSQK from the coding sequence ATGACGATTAACCACGCAATGATCATTGACGGGTATGTGGACGAGCCTGCATGCTTCGGAGTTCCTCCCTACATCTCCCCATATATTAGATACATAGCAGGAGCATTAAGGGAAAGAAAGTTCGAAGAGGAAGCGATCCATTACTTAACTATCGATTCTGTTAGGGCAGACCCTCATACTGCAGAAGAATTGATCAAAAAAGCTGATATTGTTATCATCGTAGCCGGGATGACAGTTCCAGGTAAATATCTCCGGTCAACACCCATCAGCCCGGGAGAGATCGAAAGCATTTTCAGCGCAGCTCCTGGGCTGAAAGTCCTGGGGGGGCCCATAAGACTTGGATTTAGTTACGAAGGAGGGAAAACTGCCCGCTCACTTGGCATACAGGCAGAGAACGTCCATGCCTCACAGGCAGATATAGAAGCATTTGTGTTCGACATTCTTGAGAACAGCAGCACTATGAGAGACTTGGAGAACTGTACCCATCGGTTCAGGAGTGTCAAAGAGATAGGAAGATGGAGTACAAAAGGTGCTTTCATAATAAAGAAGCATCCGGATTATCCCAACGTAGTTTGCGAGCTGGAGACATACAGAGGATGCGGGCGCAAAGTACATTGTTCTTTTTGCACGGAGCCGTTCTACGGGGCCTCGGACTACAGGCCTGTGGATGAGGTTATCCAGGAAGTTGCGAGACTATACGACCATGGAGCCCGGTTTTTCAGAATAGGACGCCAGCCGGACATACTCAGCTACCACGCAAAGGATACGGGAGGCGATATCCTGCAACCGGACCCCGAAGTGCTGCTATCGCTCTACAGAGGCATTCGCATAGTAGCTCCTGAACTACGGGTCCTGCACATGGACAACGCCAACCCTGCCACCATATCCTCATATACGGAACAGTGTAGGGAGATATTCAAAACCATCGTACAATACCATACCCCAGGAGACGTTGCCGCTCTGGGGATGGAAAGTGCCGACCCGGCAGTTATCCGGGCCAATGACCTTAAGGCCATGCCTGAAGAAGTATTCGAAGCTATACGCATGATCAATGAAATCGGAAGAGCACGAGGGGTTAACGGGATGCCTGAACTGCTTCCGGGACTCAACTTTGTGCATGGCCTTAAAGGCGAAACCAAAAAGACATTCCAGTTAAATCATGATTTCCTCAGGAAAGTGCTTGATGCAGACCTTCTTTTAAGAAGGATAAATATCAGGCAGGTCATGGCCTTCCCGGGAACCGAAATGTACGGCAATGACGAGCTTGTTACAAAGAACAAGCGAGTGTTCCTGAATTACAAGGAAAATATAAGAAAAGACATAGATCTGCCCATGCTCAGGAAACTCGTACCCTTGGGGACTGTTCTGAAAGAAGTCCTGTGTGAGGTCAATGACGGGAATATATGTTTTGCAAGACAGATGGGCTCATACCCGCTGCTTGCAGGTATCCCTGCACAGATGCCACTTGGGGAGTTCATCGATGTGATTGTAACCGGACACGGACACCGCTCGATAACAGGAGTGCCTTTCCCCCTTGACGTCAATACAGCGCCCGCTTCACTGATCAGGGAATTACCGGGGCTTGGAAAGAATCAGGCCGTGGCAATAAAAAGCATGACGCCTTTCTCAGGCATAGAGGATTTTCTGAAAAGGACAGACCATATGAGACTGAATAATGCAGAGGTTTTAAAGGACTATCTTACATTCAGCCAGAAGTAA
- a CDS encoding dihydroxy-acid dehydratase, whose translation MRSDKTKKGFERAPNRSLLKATGLTDSEMEKPFIAVVNSWNELIPGHIHLDKVAEAVKAGIRTAGGVPFEFHTIGICDGIAMGHEGMRYSLPSREAIEDSIELVLQGHQLDGMVMITACDKITPGHLMASGNLDIPTIVVTGGPMMPGYVDDEYRDLISVFEGVGECQASKVSEKQLKLLEDCSCSGAGSCAGMYTANTMACMTEALGLSLPGCATTHAVDAKKIRIAKESGERIVSMVHENLTSRKMVTIESFENAIMVDLAIGGSTNTTLHLPAIAHAFGLNLTLDTFDRLSRTTPHIISLKPGGVHYMIDFERAGGIQAIMQRLKSKLHLGQMTVNGKTIGQNLDEFPIINPKLNAQVISTLEAPIHKEGGIAVLKGSLAPDGSVVKQAAVSPKMLRHSGPARVFNSEEDAMQAILKGKIVSGDVVIIRYEGPKGGPGMREMLSPTSAIAGMGLIESVALITDGRFSGGTRGPCIGHVSPEAQEGGPIGLVEEGDIIEIDIPGRKLDLKVTPEELAKRKTTFVSLEKPVTGYLARYRKFVSSASKGAIIE comes from the coding sequence ATGAGAAGTGACAAGACCAAAAAAGGATTTGAGCGTGCGCCAAACCGCTCGCTTTTGAAAGCTACCGGGCTGACAGATTCTGAAATGGAAAAACCGTTCATAGCGGTTGTCAACTCCTGGAATGAGCTGATCCCAGGGCACATCCACCTAGATAAGGTCGCTGAGGCTGTAAAAGCTGGCATAAGGACTGCAGGTGGCGTTCCTTTTGAGTTCCATACTATTGGTATATGCGACGGGATAGCCATGGGTCATGAAGGAATGAGGTATTCCCTCCCAAGCCGCGAAGCTATCGAAGATTCTATTGAGCTTGTTCTTCAGGGACACCAGCTTGACGGCATGGTCATGATAACCGCATGTGACAAGATAACCCCTGGCCATCTTATGGCATCAGGCAACCTGGACATCCCTACTATAGTTGTGACAGGCGGGCCCATGATGCCGGGTTACGTTGACGATGAATACCGGGACCTTATTTCCGTCTTTGAAGGGGTGGGCGAGTGCCAGGCATCAAAAGTTTCTGAGAAGCAGTTGAAACTTCTGGAGGATTGCTCCTGTTCCGGTGCCGGCTCCTGTGCGGGCATGTACACGGCCAATACAATGGCCTGCATGACCGAGGCTCTTGGGCTGAGTCTGCCAGGATGCGCCACAACTCATGCTGTTGATGCCAAGAAGATACGCATTGCAAAAGAATCCGGCGAGCGCATTGTTTCCATGGTTCACGAAAACCTCACGTCGCGGAAGATGGTTACCATCGAATCCTTCGAGAATGCTATCATGGTGGACCTGGCAATAGGCGGCAGCACAAACACTACTCTGCATCTGCCTGCTATTGCACATGCCTTTGGTCTGAACCTGACGCTTGATACCTTTGACAGGCTGAGCAGGACCACACCACACATAATATCTCTCAAGCCGGGTGGAGTACACTATATGATCGATTTCGAGCGTGCAGGGGGCATACAGGCTATCATGCAGCGCCTTAAGTCAAAACTGCATCTTGGCCAGATGACGGTCAACGGCAAAACGATCGGCCAGAATCTTGATGAGTTCCCGATAATAAATCCCAAGCTCAACGCACAGGTCATAAGTACGCTTGAAGCTCCCATTCATAAGGAAGGCGGTATTGCAGTTCTCAAAGGCAGTCTTGCTCCGGATGGTTCCGTTGTCAAGCAGGCAGCAGTGAGTCCCAAGATGCTCCGGCACAGCGGCCCTGCACGTGTCTTTAACAGCGAGGAGGATGCAATGCAGGCTATCCTCAAGGGTAAGATCGTATCAGGTGATGTTGTCATCATCAGATACGAAGGTCCTAAGGGTGGTCCCGGGATGCGCGAGATGCTTTCCCCCACATCGGCCATAGCAGGCATGGGCCTGATCGAGTCTGTTGCCCTGATAACTGATGGCAGGTTCTCGGGAGGCACAAGGGGACCATGTATAGGGCATGTTTCCCCTGAGGCGCAGGAAGGGGGGCCCATAGGTCTTGTAGAAGAGGGAGACATCATCGAGATTGACATCCCTGGAAGGAAACTGGATCTTAAGGTAACTCCGGAGGAACTTGCCAAGCGTAAAACCACCTTCGTCTCTCTGGAAAAGCCCGTGACCGGCTACCTTGCAAGATACAGGAAATTTGTAAGTTCCGCAAGTAAAGGCGCTATAATAGAATGA
- the thyA gene encoding thymidylate synthase, with amino-acid sequence MMKMEAVLIKAKSISSAWSQLIYEIYKKGEEHKPDYKTTTKRVHATIYIEDVNNNQVNQAVPFGENLIKKYKEELTEEYAEWYISLPEDDKRKFDYCYAKQLFRYGETAYNTLSANVANLRPGSRRHVGVLWENEIHIPKFEDQPCWIAYKIELLEEKQARLFILYRSWDAFGGFPANIPAIVEGVKKVFKEQNLPYEIESLIATGWDTHIYEADLQAVEKIFKTNEICPLCKCIAPKHSFIQTTKGKACPLCKKNM; translated from the coding sequence ATGATGAAAATGGAAGCTGTACTGATAAAGGCAAAAAGCATTTCTTCTGCATGGTCACAACTCATATATGAGATATATAAGAAAGGTGAGGAACACAAGCCGGATTACAAAACAACGACAAAAAGGGTTCATGCGACCATATATATTGAAGACGTGAACAACAACCAGGTCAATCAGGCGGTTCCTTTCGGCGAGAACCTTATTAAGAAATATAAAGAAGAATTGACTGAAGAGTATGCAGAATGGTATATTTCGCTCCCCGAGGATGACAAAAGGAAATTCGATTACTGCTATGCAAAACAACTGTTCAGGTATGGGGAAACGGCTTATAATACCCTGAGTGCCAATGTCGCAAACCTGCGCCCCGGTTCCAGGAGGCATGTGGGCGTGCTTTGGGAAAACGAGATCCACATCCCCAAATTTGAGGACCAGCCCTGCTGGATAGCCTACAAGATAGAGCTCCTTGAGGAAAAACAGGCCAGACTGTTCATCCTCTATCGATCATGGGATGCATTCGGAGGGTTCCCTGCCAACATACCTGCAATTGTGGAAGGGGTTAAAAAAGTCTTCAAAGAGCAAAATCTCCCGTATGAAATAGAATCACTTATAGCCACCGGCTGGGACACACACATCTACGAGGCAGACCTGCAGGCCGTTGAGAAGATATTCAAGACCAATGAGATCTGTCCGCTATGCAAGTGTATTGCTCCTAAGCATTCCTTTATCCAGACGACCAAGGGAAAAGCCTGCCCCCTGTGTAAGAAGAACATGTAA
- a CDS encoding N5-methyl-tetrahydromethanopterin--coenzyme M methyltransferase subunit X, producing MGPKNTEDLLEIIEQRALQNKARVAIGVRGPTPKMLKSAKDAHDAGYAHVVLAGDKKEIEAIGTDLEIVGTNEPEKVLGDLLRSGYVDAAVRGTAKASGTLVHLKKVLNQNKLHRIALLKTSDGKPFFIAPVGIDEGNDLADKIAFIHLGVEHIRRFGIEPLVGVLSGGRMGDLGRDPRVDQTLAEGDFIVNRIREAGINAKHYTILIEDAIKEANFILAPDGISGNLIFRTLVFLGGGDGMGAPVLMDRYVFVDTSRVGGHYTKAIMLASALVSRNEVPVKQKEAHVTPL from the coding sequence ATGGGACCAAAAAACACTGAAGACCTGCTTGAGATAATAGAGCAAAGAGCATTACAGAATAAAGCGCGGGTCGCTATAGGAGTAAGAGGCCCGACCCCAAAGATGTTAAAAAGCGCAAAGGATGCCCATGATGCAGGCTATGCCCACGTGGTTCTTGCAGGGGACAAGAAGGAGATAGAGGCAATTGGAACGGACCTTGAGATCGTAGGCACGAACGAGCCGGAGAAAGTGCTGGGTGACCTTTTAAGATCAGGATATGTCGATGCTGCAGTCAGAGGCACTGCAAAAGCCTCAGGGACACTCGTTCATCTCAAGAAGGTGCTCAACCAGAATAAACTTCATCGGATAGCACTGTTAAAGACCAGCGACGGGAAACCATTCTTCATAGCACCCGTAGGCATTGATGAAGGGAACGACCTGGCAGATAAGATAGCATTTATACACCTCGGAGTTGAGCATATACGCAGGTTTGGAATCGAACCTTTGGTGGGCGTGCTTTCAGGAGGAAGAATGGGGGATCTGGGGAGGGACCCGCGCGTTGACCAGACTCTTGCTGAAGGAGACTTCATCGTGAACAGGATAAGGGAAGCAGGCATAAATGCAAAACACTATACGATCCTTATCGAGGATGCTATAAAGGAAGCGAATTTCATCCTCGCACCTGACGGCATCTCCGGGAACCTTATCTTCAGGACACTTGTTTTCCTTGGGGGCGGGGACGGCATGGGAGCGCCAGTCCTCATGGACAGGTATGTGTTTGTAGACACTTCCAGAGTAGGGGGGCACTACACGAAGGCCATTATGCTTGCCAGTGCGCTTGTGAGCAGGAATGAAGTACCTGTCAAACAGAAAGAAGCACATGTTACTCCCTTGTAA
- a CDS encoding replication factor C large subunit, producing MTMQMEWAEKYRPRTLADVVGHKKSIGELRKWGDSWAHGAPDVKAVILHGQAGIGKTSSAHAMAADYDWEVIELNASDQRTASVIEKVAGSASQMRTLTGMSGKRLIILDEADNLHGTSDRGGARAIIDVIKNTSQPIILIANDIYGISSSVRALCLEIKFPAIQARSMIPALKEIARNEGLMCGIGALEKIAENADGDFRSAVNDLQAAAIGRTEVHLEDISTAERDNKESVFKVVGKIFKGKSVKAALEASYSLDETPEDLIQWIDENLPNQYTGKDEQKLTPDIVQAYAYLSRADRFLGRVRKRQNYRLWRYASVLMTGGTVVSKSRLRGGFEKYQSPSLWRKMGQIRSRRNMRDNIASKIGAHSHESMRYSRTQLSRVYSRLLEDNDYAPAVVAKLDLDQDELAHITGNKKLTKRLQDIYDRSRELRPGPESAPAFFTPPAERVKILKKGPDQTSLDSLVIAEAAVQNTNSGSEGNSSRKSVQRKPQKTLFDF from the coding sequence ATGACTATGCAGATGGAATGGGCAGAAAAATACCGGCCACGGACACTTGCTGATGTCGTGGGCCATAAGAAATCGATAGGGGAACTGCGTAAATGGGGTGACAGCTGGGCTCATGGTGCGCCTGATGTGAAGGCTGTGATCCTTCATGGACAGGCAGGTATCGGTAAGACTTCTTCCGCCCACGCCATGGCAGCAGACTATGACTGGGAGGTCATCGAGCTCAACGCGAGCGACCAGAGAACTGCCAGTGTGATAGAGAAGGTTGCAGGTTCAGCCTCTCAGATGCGTACTCTCACCGGCATGTCCGGAAAGAGGCTCATTATCCTTGATGAGGCAGATAACCTTCACGGCACCAGTGACCGCGGAGGTGCACGTGCGATAATCGATGTGATTAAGAATACCAGCCAGCCGATCATACTGATAGCCAATGACATTTACGGGATATCTTCTTCTGTGCGTGCACTCTGCCTGGAGATCAAGTTCCCTGCAATACAGGCGCGTTCCATGATTCCTGCACTTAAGGAGATCGCCAGGAACGAAGGACTCATGTGCGGCATCGGAGCCTTGGAAAAGATTGCTGAGAATGCGGACGGGGATTTCAGGAGTGCTGTCAATGACCTGCAGGCTGCAGCCATAGGTCGCACAGAGGTCCATCTGGAGGATATATCCACCGCCGAACGAGACAATAAGGAGTCGGTCTTCAAAGTGGTAGGGAAGATATTCAAGGGCAAAAGCGTCAAGGCTGCCCTGGAAGCCAGTTACAGCCTGGATGAAACCCCTGAGGATCTTATCCAGTGGATAGATGAGAACCTGCCTAACCAATATACGGGCAAGGATGAGCAGAAACTCACTCCTGACATTGTGCAGGCCTATGCTTATCTCTCGCGGGCCGACAGGTTCCTTGGGCGCGTACGCAAAAGGCAGAACTATCGGCTGTGGCGCTATGCCAGTGTACTTATGACAGGTGGTACCGTTGTATCAAAGTCACGCCTGAGAGGTGGTTTTGAGAAATATCAGTCTCCCTCTCTGTGGAGGAAGATGGGGCAGATCCGTTCCCGGCGTAACATGAGGGACAATATTGCTTCCAAGATAGGTGCGCATAGTCATGAGTCCATGCGTTACTCCCGCACCCAGCTCTCCCGTGTATATTCCCGTCTGCTGGAGGATAATGATTATGCACCGGCTGTGGTTGCAAAGCTTGATCTTGATCAGGATGAACTGGCTCATATCACGGGTAATAAGAAACTGACAAAGAGGTTGCAGGATATTTATGACCGTTCAAGGGAACTGCGTCCTGGGCCGGAATCAGCTCCTGCTTTTTTCACCCCTCCTGCTGAGAGGGTGAAAATTCTCAAAAAGGGACCGGATCAGACCAGCCTGGATTCCCTTGTAATTGCTGAAGCCGCTGTTCAGAATACTAATTCCGGCAGCGAGGGCAATTCCAGCAGGAAGTCTGTTCAAAGAAAGCCTCAAAAGACGCTCTTTGATTTTTAG
- a CDS encoding DNA topoisomerase VI subunit B, producing MATLIAEELAKNQKSISVAEFFEKNRQILGFDSAPRSLITTVKEAVDNSLDACEESQILPDILLHIERSGKDNVVVIVEDNGPGIVKEQIPKVFAKLLYGSRFHALKQSRGQQGIGISASVLYAQLTSGHPAKVISKIGPGKPAHYCELMINTSTNEPEILRDEVVDWDRPHGTRIELEMEAAYVKGRRQSIYEYLKSTAIVNPHARITLFEPDGNEVVFERATDKMPVPANEILPHPHGIELGTLMKMLRYTERQKLSPFLRYSFSKIGHLTAEEICKASGLDPDMDPHEMSRDQSRKLLDAFAKVKIMAPPTDCLSPIGEDLIYKGLEKEFSVDFIATTTRAPAVFSGNPFVVEVGIAYGGALHKDDRIEIMRFANRVPLLYQQGGCVATHAIESIKWKQYGLNQPGGALPSGPVVLLIHVASTNVPFTSESKDAIADIPEIKDEIELAVKEVSRKLSRYLSKQDTLKKRREKEIIITKVLPKMAQKLAQTLKRETPDIGPVVAKVMGNLLVHRVVESDGNGGVNVAIKVKNFSAKKYDFKVHDMLPFNIEGPVPQPKVIAMGNDYDYIWDVSISAGASKVIRYSVATLSDSEVSKLPVLIVEGLDEELVTGSKAIRGVN from the coding sequence ATGGCAACCCTTATTGCAGAAGAACTTGCGAAGAACCAGAAATCTATCAGTGTTGCAGAATTCTTTGAGAAGAACCGGCAGATACTTGGTTTCGATTCCGCACCTCGCAGCCTGATAACAACTGTCAAGGAGGCAGTAGACAATTCTCTGGATGCCTGTGAAGAATCCCAGATACTGCCTGATATACTGCTGCACATCGAACGCTCCGGGAAGGATAACGTTGTTGTCATTGTCGAGGACAATGGGCCCGGCATAGTAAAGGAGCAGATACCCAAGGTATTTGCAAAGCTCCTCTATGGTTCAAGGTTCCATGCGCTCAAGCAGAGCAGAGGGCAGCAGGGTATAGGCATCTCTGCCTCTGTCCTTTATGCGCAGCTCACATCCGGCCATCCTGCAAAGGTCATCTCCAAGATAGGGCCCGGTAAACCTGCCCACTACTGCGAGCTGATGATCAACACCAGCACAAATGAGCCTGAGATCCTCAGGGACGAGGTCGTGGACTGGGACCGTCCTCACGGCACCCGCATCGAGCTGGAGATGGAGGCGGCTTATGTTAAAGGCAGGAGGCAGTCTATCTATGAGTATCTTAAGTCCACTGCGATTGTCAATCCCCACGCAAGGATTACTCTTTTTGAGCCTGATGGTAATGAAGTGGTTTTCGAGAGAGCTACTGATAAGATGCCTGTGCCCGCAAATGAGATCCTTCCTCATCCTCATGGCATCGAGCTCGGGACGCTGATGAAGATGCTGCGCTATACTGAGAGGCAGAAATTATCTCCTTTCTTACGCTATTCGTTCTCAAAGATAGGTCACTTGACAGCAGAAGAGATATGCAAGGCTTCGGGGCTAGATCCGGATATGGATCCTCATGAGATGAGCCGTGACCAGTCAAGGAAACTTCTTGACGCGTTCGCAAAGGTGAAGATAATGGCGCCTCCTACGGACTGCCTTTCTCCTATAGGTGAGGATCTCATCTATAAAGGACTTGAGAAGGAGTTCAGTGTGGATTTCATCGCCACGACCACCCGTGCACCGGCCGTCTTTTCCGGCAATCCCTTTGTTGTCGAAGTAGGCATAGCATATGGCGGCGCTCTCCATAAGGACGACCGAATCGAGATAATGCGTTTTGCCAACAGGGTCCCGTTGTTGTACCAACAGGGCGGCTGTGTCGCCACGCATGCAATAGAATCCATCAAATGGAAACAGTACGGTCTGAACCAGCCTGGTGGGGCTCTCCCAAGCGGCCCGGTAGTCCTGCTTATCCACGTAGCATCCACCAACGTTCCCTTCACTTCCGAATCAAAGGATGCCATAGCCGATATTCCTGAGATCAAAGATGAGATCGAGCTCGCGGTAAAAGAAGTGTCAAGGAAACTCAGCAGGTATCTAAGCAAGCAGGATACCCTGAAAAAGCGCCGTGAAAAGGAGATCATAATCACCAAGGTGCTTCCTAAAATGGCACAGAAGCTTGCGCAGACCCTTAAAAGAGAAACTCCTGACATAGGTCCGGTCGTAGCAAAGGTGATGGGTAATCTTCTTGTTCACAGGGTAGTGGAAAGCGATGGCAACGGCGGTGTGAATGTTGCCATAAAGGTGAAGAACTTCTCAGCAAAGAAATATGATTTTAAGGTACATGACATGCTGCCTTTCAATATAGAAGGTCCCGTACCTCAACCTAAAGTGATTGCAATGGGTAATGATTACGATTATATATGGGATGTGAGCATCTCCGCAGGAGCTTCCAAGGTCATCCGGTATTCCGTGGCAACTCTCAGTGACAGTGAAGTATCCAAGCTACCCGTATTGATAGTTGAAGGGCTTGACGAGGAACTTGTGACCGGCTCCAAAGCCATAAGAGGGGTGAACTGA
- a CDS encoding DNA topoisomerase VI subunit A has product MAEEISLQRKEHDAIASNRLLGLAEELYNQFLSETIPNVNLPTRTKKNIEYSDESDVWVYGDRETERSAKTVKGAFQLLKTTHVVDFLVNNHLNQNRGSTLRELYYISENWDIAKFREQPESDRLIEDLEIISGLQREYFHMRPEEDGATMFGPVRIREETKRGNRVIHCQEDIGESGYQIPFNVENIEFLDHDADFIIAIETGGMYARLIENGFDEKYNAVLVHLKGQPARSTRRIIKRMNDELKLPVVVFTDGDPWSYRIFASVAYGAIKSAHLSEHMATPGAQFIGVQPSDIVEYELSTDKLTDKDVAALRSELTDPRFETDYWKEQINLQLEINKKAEQQAFAGKGLDFVTDTYLPNRLTELGII; this is encoded by the coding sequence ATGGCTGAAGAAATATCCTTGCAGAGAAAAGAACATGATGCTATAGCAAGTAACCGCCTTCTCGGGCTTGCCGAGGAACTGTACAATCAGTTCCTGAGCGAGACCATTCCCAATGTTAACCTCCCGACACGTACAAAAAAGAACATCGAGTACAGTGATGAGAGTGATGTGTGGGTGTATGGGGACCGTGAGACCGAAAGAAGTGCCAAGACCGTAAAAGGGGCTTTCCAGCTTCTTAAGACCACGCATGTAGTGGATTTCCTTGTGAACAACCACCTGAACCAGAACCGCGGCTCAACATTAAGAGAATTGTACTACATCTCAGAGAACTGGGATATTGCCAAGTTCCGCGAGCAGCCCGAAAGCGACAGGCTTATTGAGGACCTTGAGATAATATCCGGCCTGCAGAGGGAATACTTCCACATGCGTCCGGAAGAGGACGGTGCGACTATGTTCGGTCCGGTGCGCATACGCGAGGAAACAAAGCGTGGCAACAGGGTCATCCACTGTCAGGAAGACATAGGGGAAAGCGGCTACCAGATTCCGTTCAATGTTGAGAACATTGAGTTCCTTGATCATGATGCTGATTTTATAATTGCCATTGAGACTGGTGGTATGTATGCAAGGCTCATTGAGAATGGTTTTGACGAGAAGTATAATGCTGTGCTTGTCCACCTGAAGGGCCAGCCGGCCAGGTCCACAAGGCGTATCATCAAAAGGATGAACGATGAACTAAAGCTGCCTGTGGTAGTATTCACTGATGGTGATCCCTGGTCGTACCGTATCTTCGCGTCCGTTGCCTATGGTGCTATCAAGAGTGCTCACCTGTCGGAGCACATGGCTACTCCAGGCGCGCAATTCATAGGGGTCCAGCCATCAGATATCGTGGAATATGAGCTTTCAACTGACAAACTTACAGACAAGGACGTTGCTGCACTTCGAAGCGAGCTTACGGACCCGCGCTTTGAGACTGATTACTGGAAAGAACAGATAAACCTGCAGCTCGAGATCAACAAGAAAGCTGAGCAGCAGGCTTTTGCAGGCAAAGGTCTGGATTTCGTGACAGATACCTACTTGCCGAACAGGCTCACAGAGCTTGGAATCATCTGA